One genomic region from Thermoplasma sp. Kam2015 encodes:
- the pdxT gene encoding pyridoxal 5'-phosphate synthase glutaminase subunit PdxT, with product MNIGVIGFQGDVQEHLNMLKKISIKNREVKTVDVRRIADLQKVDALIIPGGESTTIYKLVTEYGLYDAIKQRASDGMPVMATCAGLIIISKETNDERVKGMGLIDVTVKRNAYGRQVMSFETDVDIKGIGRFPAVFIRAPVIEDPGRSEIMAALDGTPVMVRQGNILAMTFHPELTGDARIHEYFISMAWGRGGYISTADVKR from the coding sequence ATGAATATAGGAGTCATAGGTTTTCAGGGAGATGTTCAGGAACACTTGAACATGCTGAAGAAGATTTCAATAAAGAATAGGGAAGTCAAAACGGTTGATGTACGAAGAATAGCGGATCTCCAGAAAGTAGATGCTCTGATCATACCTGGCGGGGAAAGTACCACTATATACAAACTGGTAACGGAATATGGCTTATACGACGCAATAAAGCAGAGGGCCAGCGATGGTATGCCTGTGATGGCGACATGTGCAGGACTCATAATAATATCCAAGGAAACAAATGACGAGAGGGTCAAGGGTATGGGCCTCATAGATGTAACGGTAAAGAGAAATGCCTACGGGAGGCAGGTCATGTCGTTCGAAACTGATGTGGACATAAAAGGAATAGGAAGATTTCCAGCCGTTTTCATAAGGGCTCCGGTCATAGAGGATCCTGGAAGATCTGAGATCATGGCAGCGCTCGATGGAACTCCAGTGATGGTTAGGCAGGGAAACATACTGGCCATGACGTTCCATCCTGAACTCACGGGCGATGCGAGGATACATGAATACTTCATATCCATGGCATGGGGGAGAGGGGGGTATATTTCCACTGCAGATGTGAAAAGGTGA